The Kitasatospora albolonga nucleotide sequence GCCTCGCGGAGCAGCCGTACCGCGTCGTCGAGGGCGAGGTCGGCGCTGCCGGTGAGCTGGTGGAACGTGTAGAGGGCGCCGCGAGCCCGTTCGGTGGTCTCCAGCGCCTTCGAGAGGGCGCCTAGCGCTTCGACGGTGGTGTCGGTGACGCCTTCGGGGCGCTGGTGCCGGGGGTCGGGCGGCCGGGTGGGGGTGTTCATGGGTCTCCTGATCGGCAGCGGTTCGGCGTAGGCGTCCGGGTGGACGGGCGGGTGGGCGGGGCGGCGCTTCACTTCCCACCTTCCTCGTCAGGGGCTCACCACACCTTCTGTGGGCTCCACCCGGACCAAGGGGTATCCACCTTCGCCATCACTCCTCAACATTCCTTATCTTTCTATTCAAGGGTTTTTTGAGGTAAAATACAGCAGCATGGAGAGCGCGGAACGTGAGCTGTACTCGATCGGCGAGGTGGCCGAACGGCTGGGTCTGCATGTGCGGACCGTCCGGAACTATGTGCGCGACGGACGGCTCAAGGCTGTCCGGATCGGCAAGCAGTACCGGATCAGCCGGGCGGATTTCGAGGCCCTGACCAGTCGGCCACCGGGTGACACGCCTTCCGGCGATATCGGCGGACGGGGGCGGGCGGAGGTGTCGAGCATCGTGCAGATCGACGGGGTCGGCCCCGACGCCGCGCACCGGCTGAGCACCTTCGTCACCGCGAGCGCGCAGTCTCCCCGGGACACTCGGGAACCCCTGCGTGTCCAGACGGTCTACGACAAGGAGCGGGCCCGAATGAAGATCGTGGTTCTCGGCAGCGCCGCGGACACCGCCGAGCTGCTGCATCTGGTCGACGGTGTGCTCGGCCCGGACAACGACA carries:
- a CDS encoding DNA-binding protein; translated protein: MESAERELYSIGEVAERLGLHVRTVRNYVRDGRLKAVRIGKQYRISRADFEALTSRPPGDTPSGDIGGRGRAEVSSIVQIDGVGPDAAHRLSTFVTASAQSPRDTREPLRVQTVYDKERARMKIVVLGSAADTAELLHLVDGVLGPDNDMFTTDGGQEAHRA